A single genomic interval of Alteromonas sp. CI.11.F.A3 harbors:
- a CDS encoding DMT family transporter: MGNPYGLVCIAMLAFAANSLLCRMALANTDIDPGLFTTIRLASGALCLTLLVAFTARRAALANNKSEQSASGTESAAANINTSPIAAIKQQASIAGALCLFVYAIGFSYAYISMSTGTGALLLFGAVQLTMISVGLLKGERFAAFQWLGFLLAFAGLVILLLPGASAPPLFSALLMISAGIAWGFYSLLGKKSNAPLLLTAGNFSYATLFTIPLIIWLWVTGTWQWSNDGVMYALASGIVASGCGYAIWYKALPLIQSTTAATVQLSVPVIATLMGWAFLAETISVQIMVASLMTLGGIWLVIQKRTR, encoded by the coding sequence ATGGGTAACCCGTACGGATTAGTGTGTATTGCCATGCTGGCGTTTGCGGCCAATTCGTTGTTGTGCCGTATGGCACTGGCCAATACCGATATCGATCCAGGCCTTTTCACCACAATACGCTTAGCCAGTGGGGCATTGTGTTTAACCCTTTTGGTCGCTTTTACTGCCCGCCGCGCAGCGTTAGCCAATAACAAAAGTGAGCAAAGCGCTTCTGGAACAGAAAGCGCTGCGGCTAATATAAACACCAGCCCAATAGCGGCCATTAAACAACAGGCATCAATAGCAGGGGCGCTATGCTTATTCGTTTACGCTATTGGGTTTTCTTACGCGTATATCTCTATGTCGACAGGCACAGGTGCGCTGCTTTTGTTTGGCGCAGTGCAGCTCACTATGATTTCAGTAGGTTTGCTAAAAGGCGAACGCTTTGCTGCATTTCAGTGGTTGGGCTTTTTACTGGCTTTTGCAGGCTTAGTTATCTTGTTGCTACCCGGTGCCAGCGCGCCGCCACTGTTTTCAGCGCTATTAATGATAAGTGCCGGTATTGCGTGGGGCTTTTATTCGTTGTTAGGTAAAAAGAGTAATGCGCCTTTGTTGCTTACCGCCGGTAATTTTTCATACGCCACGCTTTTCACCATACCTTTAATTATTTGGCTATGGGTAACAGGCACGTGGCAGTGGAGCAATGATGGCGTGATGTATGCGCTAGCGTCTGGCATAGTGGCATCGGGTTGCGGTTATGCCATTTGGTATAAAGCACTACCCTTAATTCAGTCGACAACGGCCGCTACCGTTCAGTTGAGTGTGCCGGTAATAGCCACACTAATGGGGTGGGCATTTCTTGCCGAAACGATAAGTGTTCAGATAATGGTTGCCTCTTTAATGACCCTAGGCGGAATTTGGTTAGTCATTCAAAAACGTACCCGTTAA
- a CDS encoding DUF3526 domain-containing protein gives MMRFNDIKREAKFVFAHRQFKLTLLVVFLLSTVALWSGHAEMQAQQATIERLLEKDQVEREAVLNHQSSYGMVAYYAFHLTYAPPSPLTFAVVGERDVFPWKHRIRMLALEGQIYESDTDNPELAFLGRFDFAFVVSVLLPLFIILLLYDLKAKEREARRFDLLNVTARNSHAVWTSRTLVTLVPLALVTLVPFVAFAIVNGASVSSILLACVIVLGTISVWSAIVLAIGAAQRFAKYSATHLASLMLGVWLITTVIVPVTGHTVINAVVETPEGGDIVLTQREAVNGAWDKPVEETWEKFIETHPQWADYTAYDPKRDGSFNWKWYFAFQQVGDDSASELSNAYQQATIRKNQLAGYVSLLSPSLLTQRLLSNTASTNVQSMIDYENKVRAFHASLREFYYQQLFAAPEFSKSSLKRLPKFTTSSQFTSTPMNTQENTNEK, from the coding sequence ATGATGCGGTTTAACGATATTAAGCGCGAAGCAAAGTTTGTGTTTGCCCATCGCCAATTTAAATTAACCTTATTGGTGGTATTTCTACTCAGCACAGTAGCCTTGTGGTCGGGTCATGCAGAAATGCAAGCACAACAAGCCACAATTGAACGCTTATTAGAAAAAGACCAAGTAGAGCGTGAAGCGGTACTTAATCATCAGTCTAGCTACGGCATGGTGGCCTATTACGCATTCCACCTAACGTATGCGCCGCCTTCGCCTCTTACCTTTGCGGTTGTTGGCGAACGTGATGTGTTCCCGTGGAAACATCGCATACGCATGCTAGCCCTTGAAGGCCAAATTTATGAAAGCGATACCGACAATCCAGAATTAGCGTTTTTAGGGCGTTTCGATTTTGCCTTTGTGGTAAGCGTACTGCTACCGCTATTTATTATTTTGTTACTGTACGACCTAAAAGCCAAAGAGCGTGAAGCCAGACGCTTCGACTTACTTAACGTTACGGCGCGTAATAGCCATGCGGTATGGACATCTCGTACCCTAGTTACGCTGGTTCCGTTAGCGTTAGTTACGCTGGTTCCTTTTGTGGCCTTTGCCATTGTGAATGGCGCTTCTGTAAGTTCTATCTTGTTAGCATGCGTTATTGTGCTGGGTACTATAAGCGTGTGGTCTGCCATTGTATTAGCCATTGGAGCAGCACAGCGTTTTGCTAAATACAGTGCCACCCACCTTGCTTCGTTAATGTTAGGCGTATGGCTTATTACTACCGTAATTGTGCCGGTTACCGGTCATACCGTTATTAATGCCGTGGTTGAAACACCTGAAGGTGGCGACATTGTGCTTACACAGCGTGAAGCCGTAAACGGTGCATGGGACAAACCCGTTGAGGAAACGTGGGAGAAGTTTATTGAAACTCACCCACAATGGGCTGATTACACGGCTTACGATCCTAAGCGAGATGGCTCTTTTAACTGGAAGTGGTACTTCGCTTTTCAACAAGTTGGCGATGATAGTGCAAGCGAACTTTCAAACGCGTATCAGCAAGCCACTATTCGAAAAAATCAGCTGGCGGGCTATGTGTCTTTACTGTCGCCTTCGTTGCTAACCCAGCGTTTGTTATCGAACACCGCAAGCACCAACGTGCAATCTATGATTGATTATGAAAATAAGGTGCGCGCTTTTCACGCGTCGTTACGCGAGTTTTACTACCAACAACTTTTTGCTGCGCCTGAGTTTTCAAAATCAAGCCTTAAGCGCTTACCGAAATTCACTACATCTTCACAATTTACTAGTACACCAATGAACACACAGGAAAACACCAATGAAAAATAA
- the bamC gene encoding outer membrane protein assembly factor BamC has translation MNRTLAIVSSMVVIALAGCSSQTDRKTASGTYKYLETKEQKQVQVPADLDAPTFSREFAVPELDDSVDESLVGKKLLVQSPALVLPLVTGSHVEEGKSTATIWFDQVDDSQPLSQAVWNSLLSFLDEQGIGVDFFDPEQQVLNTDWMIIKKEVDSPWYSWTSTESEVGRRFEFTLDVKPHGRTAALSVDLKDYMATTGDDVVAEISSMQERREEVDVLNQVIGHYEYQIQLQETRRIARIRQGLNTEMGFNDDGNPAFMVDAQYDVVWPRMLLVLRKLGFDVKDLDKSNGLLFVSYNGSDTGWWGGLFSSDNELLEKGDYRLKVSRAGEKRSSVTFMNNESEPFEANQVSDLYGAFAEVMSEDNLDI, from the coding sequence ATGAATAGAACGCTGGCTATAGTGAGTTCGATGGTAGTAATCGCACTTGCAGGTTGTTCAAGCCAAACAGACAGAAAGACGGCTTCAGGTACGTACAAATACTTAGAAACGAAAGAACAAAAGCAAGTACAAGTTCCAGCCGACTTAGATGCGCCAACTTTTTCTAGAGAGTTTGCAGTACCTGAATTAGACGACAGCGTAGATGAAAGTCTTGTTGGCAAGAAATTGCTTGTGCAGTCTCCTGCATTGGTATTGCCACTGGTTACGGGTTCGCACGTAGAAGAAGGCAAAAGCACAGCAACAATTTGGTTCGACCAAGTTGATGATAGCCAGCCGTTAAGCCAAGCAGTTTGGAATTCATTGTTAAGCTTCCTAGACGAACAAGGTATTGGCGTCGATTTCTTCGATCCTGAACAGCAAGTGCTAAACACTGATTGGATGATTATCAAAAAAGAAGTGGATAGCCCATGGTACAGCTGGACCAGCACTGAAAGTGAAGTGGGTCGCCGCTTTGAATTCACTCTAGATGTAAAACCTCACGGTAGAACCGCAGCACTTTCTGTTGATTTAAAAGACTACATGGCCACCACGGGTGACGATGTTGTTGCAGAAATTTCAAGCATGCAAGAGCGCCGCGAGGAAGTAGACGTACTTAACCAAGTGATTGGTCATTACGAATACCAGATTCAATTACAAGAAACTCGTCGCATTGCACGTATTCGCCAAGGCCTAAATACCGAAATGGGCTTTAACGATGACGGCAACCCAGCATTCATGGTTGATGCACAATACGATGTGGTATGGCCACGTATGTTATTGGTATTGCGTAAACTTGGTTTCGACGTTAAAGATTTAGATAAATCTAACGGCCTACTGTTTGTTTCCTATAATGGTAGTGACACGGGTTGGTGGGGCGGTTTGTTCTCCAGCGACAATGAGTTACTTGAAAAAGGTGACTACCGTTTAAAAGTTTCACGTGCCGGTGAGAAACGCAGTTCAGTGACTTTCATGAATAATGAAAGCGAACCTTTTGAAGCCAATCAGGTTTCAGACCTTTACGGCGCATTTGCCGAGGTCATGTCAGAAGATAACCTTGATATATAA
- a CDS encoding ABC transporter ATP-binding protein has translation MTSKSVISASELSVRIDQRTILDNLNFEVGKGEVFALLGGNGAGKSTTLKTFLGLMKPSTGTASVMGMSVADNTNEVQKSVAYLPESVTLYGHLSGYENIRYFLSVAGVEKTDNAIHEALNKVALQENAWHNTLSNYSKGMRQKTAIALAILRNAPVLFLDEPTSGLDPAAIDEFNSLVSELANNGATIFMVTHDVYGACQVAHRIVLLSNGKLTGSFERSGDTPIDTEAVHAAFAGRK, from the coding sequence ATGACATCAAAATCTGTAATCAGCGCTAGTGAATTGTCGGTACGTATAGACCAACGTACTATTCTCGACAACCTTAATTTTGAAGTAGGCAAAGGTGAAGTGTTTGCCCTTCTTGGTGGAAACGGTGCGGGTAAATCCACCACCCTTAAAACCTTTTTAGGGCTAATGAAACCTAGTACTGGAACAGCGTCTGTTATGGGCATGTCGGTAGCAGACAATACCAACGAAGTGCAGAAGTCGGTGGCTTATTTGCCTGAATCGGTCACCCTTTATGGTCATCTTTCAGGATACGAAAATATTCGCTACTTTTTGTCGGTAGCCGGTGTCGAGAAAACTGACAATGCTATTCATGAAGCCCTTAATAAAGTGGCGTTGCAGGAAAATGCGTGGCACAACACTTTGTCGAATTACTCAAAAGGAATGAGGCAGAAAACTGCTATTGCATTAGCCATTCTACGCAATGCCCCAGTGCTGTTTTTAGATGAACCTACTTCTGGTCTCGATCCTGCCGCTATTGATGAATTTAACTCGCTAGTATCTGAGTTAGCCAACAACGGTGCCACTATATTTATGGTAACCCACGATGTGTATGGCGCTTGTCAGGTTGCTCACCGCATTGTGCTATTAAGCAACGGCAAGCTTACGGGGTCGTTCGAACGCTCGGGCGATACACCTATCGATACAGAAGCTGTTCACGCTGCATTTGCTGGGCGTAAATAA
- a CDS encoding glycine cleavage system protein R: MSQHQLIVTILGTDKTGILSEIATTVSEAQCNILDSRQAVYGQEFSLTMIIEGSQSAITRAECTVPPLCQRLDLLSMMKRTSHHEKQNLDHLFHVEFSGEDTAGLIEAVTGFFAKRNASISAFRQATYKAAECKNECMRCKFVVNMPASEDFAALESELTALFEELNVTGKVVDKHIKESNEHASSW; encoded by the coding sequence ATGTCTCAGCACCAACTGATTGTTACCATTTTAGGTACAGATAAAACGGGTATATTAAGCGAAATTGCGACCACGGTATCAGAAGCCCAGTGCAACATTTTAGATAGCCGCCAAGCTGTTTATGGTCAAGAGTTCTCGCTTACTATGATCATTGAAGGCTCGCAGTCTGCCATTACCCGCGCTGAGTGTACCGTGCCCCCTCTTTGTCAGCGTCTCGATCTGCTTTCCATGATGAAACGTACCAGTCACCACGAAAAGCAAAATCTCGATCACTTATTTCACGTTGAGTTCAGCGGCGAAGATACCGCTGGGCTAATAGAAGCAGTAACAGGCTTTTTCGCAAAACGTAACGCGTCAATTAGTGCATTTAGGCAAGCCACTTATAAAGCGGCCGAGTGTAAAAACGAATGTATGCGCTGCAAATTCGTTGTGAATATGCCTGCATCTGAAGATTTTGCTGCCCTAGAATCAGAGCTAACCGCGTTATTTGAAGAGCTCAACGTAACCGGAAAAGTTGTAGATAAACATATTAAGGAATCTAATGAACACGCTTCAAGCTGGTGA
- the bcp gene encoding thioredoxin-dependent thiol peroxidase, with protein sequence MNTLQAGDKAPQFSLQNQNDETITLSDYLGKKVLVYFYPKAMTPGCTVQAQGLRDSKEALDGLNVEVMGISPDAVKRLPKFAEKESLNFTLLSDEDHAVADAFGVWGLKKFMGKEYDGIHRLSFLVDENGVIEHVFNKFKTKEHHTVVLDYLADNK encoded by the coding sequence ATGAACACGCTTCAAGCTGGTGATAAAGCACCACAGTTTTCACTTCAAAACCAAAATGATGAAACCATTACGTTATCAGATTACCTAGGCAAGAAAGTACTGGTTTACTTTTACCCTAAGGCGATGACCCCAGGCTGTACCGTTCAAGCGCAAGGCTTACGCGACAGTAAAGAGGCATTAGACGGCTTGAACGTAGAAGTAATGGGCATCAGCCCTGATGCGGTTAAACGCTTGCCAAAATTCGCTGAAAAAGAAAGCCTAAACTTTACTTTGTTGTCTGACGAAGACCACGCGGTTGCAGACGCTTTTGGCGTATGGGGCTTGAAAAAGTTCATGGGTAAAGAGTATGACGGTATTCACCGCTTGAGCTTTTTAGTAGACGAAAACGGTGTTATCGAACACGTTTTCAATAAGTTTAAAACCAAAGAACATCACACAGTAGTGTTAGATTACTTGGCTGATAATAAGTAA
- a CDS encoding ABC transporter permease has protein sequence MMSNTIKTICAEQWRYWLRTKVATTVLILGSVLTLTALVVNAFHIEEAAHAREHLQHEAEERFLSQPDKHPHRMVHYGHYVFRTPTPLSVIEPGVDTYTGNAIFLEGHRQNSAMFAEQRQSAGLTRFSSLTPSFLALVLAPLFIILIGYGSVSREREAGTLTLLLTQGASRWQLVLGKLVALMLASSIFLLPLLLACLYVAFSNESALVVTLFCLGYALYFLLWAVVVTACSTLFEKSSASFTVLIVIWMSACILLPRMGSSVATSVEPSIGKLEADFKVEEKLRSLGDGHDVNDPAFVKLKQDLLDKYNVDSVDDLPVNFRGIVAQYSEQRQAVVINEFAESRMQEELAQARIARQFGWLSPTVALRSFSTLLAGTSIETHHRFLREAEILRMQFVQGLNKVHVEKLDYKLDMNRNSSEEAADKAVVEASNWAVLSEFNFQPEAPMARLSSAAVYCLQLLLWVGVALLLLKLAVRRLNP, from the coding sequence ATGATGAGCAATACAATAAAAACCATTTGTGCTGAGCAGTGGCGTTATTGGCTGCGAACCAAGGTTGCCACTACGGTGTTAATTTTGGGCAGTGTACTTACCCTAACAGCGCTTGTGGTAAATGCCTTTCATATTGAAGAAGCGGCGCACGCCAGAGAACACCTTCAACATGAAGCTGAAGAACGCTTTTTATCGCAACCAGATAAACATCCCCATCGCATGGTGCATTACGGGCACTATGTGTTTCGTACACCTACCCCGCTTAGCGTAATAGAACCTGGTGTAGACACTTACACAGGTAACGCTATTTTCTTAGAAGGTCACAGGCAAAACAGTGCCATGTTTGCCGAGCAGCGCCAGTCTGCAGGGCTTACTCGCTTTAGTAGCTTAACGCCAAGCTTTTTAGCATTAGTGTTAGCACCGCTGTTTATTATTTTGATTGGCTACGGCAGCGTGTCACGAGAACGTGAAGCAGGCACACTAACTTTATTACTTACCCAAGGTGCTAGCCGCTGGCAGTTGGTATTAGGAAAGTTAGTGGCATTAATGCTGGCTAGCAGTATTTTCTTACTGCCATTGCTATTGGCCTGCTTGTATGTCGCTTTTTCCAATGAAAGCGCGTTAGTGGTAACGCTTTTCTGCTTAGGTTACGCACTTTATTTCTTGTTATGGGCTGTGGTGGTTACCGCCTGCTCTACGTTGTTTGAAAAAAGCAGCGCTAGCTTTACCGTGCTTATTGTTATTTGGATGAGTGCTTGCATATTGCTACCTAGAATGGGCAGCAGTGTGGCTACCAGTGTCGAGCCTTCTATCGGTAAGTTAGAAGCCGACTTTAAAGTAGAAGAAAAACTTCGAAGCTTAGGCGATGGTCACGATGTTAACGATCCTGCTTTTGTTAAGCTAAAACAAGACCTACTCGATAAGTACAACGTCGATTCTGTAGACGACCTACCCGTGAACTTCAGAGGCATAGTGGCGCAATATTCTGAACAGCGCCAAGCTGTTGTGATTAATGAATTTGCTGAAAGCCGCATGCAAGAAGAACTAGCACAAGCGCGAATTGCTAGGCAGTTTGGTTGGCTTTCGCCTACTGTTGCACTGCGTTCATTCTCTACGTTGCTTGCAGGCACCAGTATTGAAACCCATCACCGCTTTTTACGTGAAGCTGAAATCCTACGTATGCAGTTTGTACAAGGCTTAAATAAGGTGCATGTAGAAAAGCTAGATTACAAACTGGATATGAACCGCAATTCAAGCGAAGAAGCCGCAGACAAAGCGGTAGTTGAAGCCAGTAACTGGGCAGTATTGTCTGAATTTAATTTTCAGCCAGAAGCACCCATGGCGCGCTTAAGCAGTGCTGCCGTGTATTGTTTACAACTTCTTCTTTGGGTGGGCGTTGCTTTACTACTTCTTAAGCTTGCAGTAAGGAGGCTAAACCCATGA
- the purC gene encoding phosphoribosylaminoimidazolesuccinocarboxamide synthase, protein MEKRDELYRGKAKTVYFTDDSDKLILHFRNDTSAFDGEKIEQLDRKGEVNNKFNHFIMTKLEEAGIATQVEALLSDTESLVKKLDMIPVECVVRNLAAGSLVRRLGVEEGQTLAPPVFEFFLKNDALHDPMINDYHIVSFGWATEAQIAEMKSLTFKVNAVLKSLFDEAGMLLVDYKLEFGVDPDGNIVLGDEFTPDGCRLWDKETRKKMDKDRFRQGLGSVVETYIEVAERLGVSL, encoded by the coding sequence ATGGAAAAACGTGACGAGCTTTACCGCGGTAAAGCAAAAACTGTGTATTTTACTGATGATAGCGATAAGTTAATTCTGCATTTCAGAAACGACACATCAGCTTTTGATGGTGAAAAAATTGAACAGCTAGACCGTAAAGGCGAAGTGAATAACAAGTTTAACCATTTTATTATGACTAAACTTGAAGAAGCGGGTATTGCTACGCAAGTAGAAGCTTTGCTTTCTGACACTGAATCTTTAGTTAAAAAGCTAGACATGATCCCAGTGGAATGTGTTGTTCGTAACCTAGCGGCAGGCTCTTTGGTTCGTCGTCTTGGTGTAGAAGAAGGGCAAACGTTGGCGCCGCCTGTGTTTGAATTCTTCCTTAAAAATGACGCATTGCACGATCCTATGATTAACGATTATCACATTGTGTCATTTGGATGGGCGACAGAAGCACAAATTGCTGAAATGAAGTCGTTAACGTTTAAAGTAAATGCTGTGCTTAAATCGCTGTTTGATGAAGCAGGCATGTTGCTAGTAGATTACAAACTTGAATTCGGTGTTGATCCTGATGGCAACATTGTTTTAGGTGATGAATTTACGCCTGACGGTTGCCGCTTGTGGGACAAAGAAACCCGCAAGAAGATGGACAAAGACCGTTTCAGACAAGGCCTAGGCTCAGTGGTTGAAACTTACATTGAAGTTGCAGAACGCTTAGGTGTTTCACTGTAA
- a CDS encoding TonB-dependent receptor — protein sequence MKNNWVKSTLAISIAAFFNAPTFAQANAQSANQKNEEAKVEKITVHGMHRAYQGAFEYKEVPAAAQDIDLGLIGDAGAINLNDALDLSASVARQNNFGGLWNSFAIRGFSGDENLPSGFLVNGFNAGRGFGGPRDLAGIDHVEVLKGPKAALFGRGEPGGAVNLVTKRPQFFTGGEVKATYGSWEQVRVEADVQTVAGDNDSIGVRVVGFYEDAESFRDTVETEKVGFYPSVTWEFSADTRITYELEYTKQEIPFDRGVIAVDGKLGIQPIETFVGDPNGDRIATDVVGHQLEISHELNDDWNLLVGAGLRDTTFEGNALETNFGGRQTLFIDPDQTLLSRFKRYRDFETDYVVLRGEIAGEFDTGSVSHRVIIGGDYDKFENDQVILRYRPPFFSDDTNINDLDLSQYLVVDILNPDYSPLADVELSDNLDRLETQEAWGMYIQDQVNITDKFQVRFGGRIDKFEQEIQNRLSDPVSTTSQDDTQFSPQLGAVYLLDDSISFYATYGEGFRQLTGSDYAGNPFEPNQSESTEVGVKTDLTSFFDDVRGDITLSVFNIEQSNILVFDSSDEASDGFFLTPGGEARSRGVELDVNAEFSNGISLWVSYAYIDAESTNDAADANFVAAIEAGDPLINVPENQLSVQIGKSLTVSDMPVRLGTGLLYVDERLGQTATEFYLPSYTTVRAFAQIEPVENLVVRAEVDNLFDKEHYTNSFADVWVEPGAPRRFRVSASYRF from the coding sequence ATGAAAAATAACTGGGTGAAATCGACACTCGCCATCAGTATTGCTGCCTTTTTCAATGCACCGACTTTTGCTCAAGCAAATGCTCAAAGTGCAAATCAAAAAAACGAAGAAGCAAAAGTAGAAAAAATTACGGTACATGGCATGCATCGCGCTTATCAAGGTGCGTTTGAATACAAAGAAGTGCCTGCCGCAGCGCAAGACATCGACTTGGGCTTAATTGGTGATGCGGGTGCCATTAATTTAAATGATGCGTTAGATCTTTCTGCTTCGGTAGCAAGGCAGAATAACTTTGGTGGGCTGTGGAATAGTTTTGCCATTCGTGGTTTTTCTGGTGATGAAAACTTACCAAGTGGTTTCTTGGTAAACGGTTTTAATGCTGGCCGTGGCTTTGGTGGCCCGCGTGATTTGGCCGGTATCGACCATGTGGAAGTTTTGAAAGGCCCTAAAGCGGCGTTGTTTGGCCGCGGCGAACCTGGCGGCGCAGTAAACTTAGTGACTAAGCGCCCACAATTTTTCACCGGTGGCGAAGTGAAAGCCACTTATGGTAGTTGGGAACAAGTACGCGTGGAAGCTGATGTACAAACCGTTGCGGGCGATAATGACAGCATTGGTGTACGCGTAGTGGGTTTTTACGAAGACGCTGAAAGCTTTCGCGATACCGTAGAAACTGAAAAAGTAGGCTTCTACCCTTCTGTTACGTGGGAATTTTCAGCAGATACCCGTATTACCTACGAGCTTGAATATACCAAGCAAGAAATTCCCTTCGACCGTGGGGTAATAGCGGTAGACGGTAAGTTAGGTATTCAGCCTATTGAAACTTTCGTGGGCGATCCAAATGGCGATAGAATTGCTACCGACGTAGTTGGGCACCAGCTAGAAATTTCTCATGAGCTTAACGACGACTGGAACCTATTGGTAGGTGCTGGCCTGCGTGACACCACGTTTGAAGGTAATGCGCTTGAAACTAACTTTGGCGGCCGCCAAACGTTGTTTATCGACCCAGATCAAACGTTACTGTCTCGCTTTAAGCGCTATCGCGATTTTGAAACCGATTATGTGGTACTGCGCGGCGAAATTGCTGGTGAATTTGATACAGGCTCAGTTAGCCATCGCGTTATTATTGGTGGTGATTACGATAAGTTTGAAAACGATCAAGTTATCTTGCGTTACCGCCCACCGTTTTTCTCAGACGACACCAACATTAACGATTTGGATTTAAGCCAATATCTTGTGGTAGATATTCTTAACCCAGATTACTCGCCTTTGGCTGATGTTGAGTTGTCAGATAATTTAGACCGCTTAGAAACCCAAGAAGCTTGGGGTATGTACATTCAAGACCAAGTTAACATTACCGATAAGTTTCAAGTGCGCTTTGGTGGCCGAATTGACAAATTCGAACAAGAAATTCAGAACCGCTTAAGCGATCCGGTTTCTACTACATCGCAAGATGATACCCAATTTTCACCTCAGTTAGGTGCAGTGTACTTGCTTGATGACAGCATTAGTTTTTACGCAACGTACGGTGAAGGCTTCCGTCAGCTAACGGGTTCTGATTATGCGGGTAACCCGTTTGAACCAAACCAATCTGAATCAACTGAAGTAGGTGTTAAAACCGATTTAACGTCATTCTTTGATGATGTACGCGGCGATATTACCTTATCTGTCTTCAACATTGAGCAAAGCAATATTTTAGTGTTCGATAGCAGTGATGAAGCATCTGACGGTTTCTTTTTAACTCCTGGTGGTGAAGCGCGTAGCCGTGGCGTTGAGTTAGATGTTAACGCTGAATTTAGCAACGGCATTAGCTTATGGGTGTCTTATGCTTATATTGACGCTGAAAGTACCAACGATGCAGCAGACGCTAACTTTGTAGCTGCTATTGAAGCCGGCGATCCGCTTATTAACGTTCCTGAAAATCAGCTTAGCGTTCAAATAGGCAAAAGCCTTACGGTTTCAGATATGCCGGTACGCCTAGGCACAGGCTTGTTGTATGTAGATGAGAGATTAGGACAAACCGCAACAGAATTCTATTTGCCTAGCTACACAACCGTTCGTGCGTTCGCGCAAATTGAACCGGTTGAAAACTTAGTGGTACGTGCAGAAGTAGATAACCTTTTCGACAAAGAGCATTACACCAACTCTTTTGCCGACGTGTGGGTTGAACCAGGTGCACCGCGCCGCTTTAGAGTTTCAGCGTCTTACCGTTTCTAA
- the dapA gene encoding 4-hydroxy-tetrahydrodipicolinate synthase — translation MFTGSYVALVTPMFEYGDIDYKSLEKLVRFHVEQGTHGIVSVGTTGESATLPFDEHVNVVKETVAMVSGAIPVIAGSGANSTAEAIFLTQQLGAAGIDGFLSVVPYYNKPQQAGMVAHFNAIADASDLPVLLYNVPGRTVADMLPATVAELSSHKNIVGLKDATGDIARLKETQALVPSDFVLLSGDDGTSCEFMCEGGHGVISVTANVVPKAIAQMCEAALAKDFDKCRTIDESIELLHTALFIEPNPVIPKWALYKMGMMESAQMRLPMVLPELVSQKHIEELLQKYALISG, via the coding sequence ATGTTTACTGGTAGTTACGTAGCACTCGTCACGCCGATGTTTGAATACGGCGACATCGATTACAAGTCACTTGAGAAGCTAGTGCGCTTTCATGTTGAACAAGGCACACATGGTATTGTGTCTGTTGGCACCACTGGCGAGTCGGCCACCTTACCGTTTGATGAACACGTAAACGTCGTTAAAGAGACCGTTGCTATGGTGTCTGGCGCTATTCCTGTTATTGCAGGTAGTGGCGCAAACTCAACTGCTGAAGCGATTTTTCTTACTCAACAATTGGGTGCGGCCGGTATCGACGGCTTCTTAAGCGTAGTCCCTTACTACAACAAGCCTCAACAAGCAGGCATGGTGGCACACTTCAACGCCATTGCTGATGCAAGCGATTTACCTGTGTTGTTATACAACGTACCAGGTAGAACTGTTGCTGATATGCTGCCTGCAACCGTTGCAGAACTTTCATCTCACAAAAACATTGTTGGATTAAAAGACGCAACCGGTGATATTGCTCGTCTTAAAGAAACGCAAGCACTTGTCCCTTCAGACTTCGTTTTATTAAGTGGCGATGACGGCACAAGTTGTGAATTCATGTGTGAAGGCGGTCATGGCGTTATTTCTGTGACAGCAAACGTGGTTCCAAAGGCCATTGCACAAATGTGCGAAGCCGCTTTAGCAAAAGATTTTGATAAATGTCGCACTATAGATGAAAGCATCGAATTGCTTCACACCGCGCTATTTATCGAGCCTAATCCAGTTATTCCTAAGTGGGCTTTATACAAAATGGGCATGATGGAAAGTGCACAAATGCGATTACCTATGGTTTTACCGGAACTTGTAAGCCAAAAACATATCGAAGAACTATTACAAAAATACGCATTGATTTCGGGTTAA